A genome region from Mugil cephalus isolate CIBA_MC_2020 chromosome 13, CIBA_Mcephalus_1.1, whole genome shotgun sequence includes the following:
- the fam149b1 gene encoding protein FAM149B1 isoform X1, translating to MISRYNRRPVSHKLEIRGLSRSSLDHHPLPGEADDNQTPQRYLHDLQEASSTHNSSETSAASGHSDCPTVISVDSNQSWSGIHSSTGTGISTERSSVFSWGYDEFDKAASRQVQQMFEEIDKELYEGRGSGGGILQGLQDECQQWATRFPHLRILGTQLMFPSDEGFQWYATSGKGSPSARKESGVKSQEKDKGGTDLNVQGRRAALIKSSSADLDGHPGTSSGHDNPRVIEADGLIEEYLAFDSRDMDDGLDQDGSESARRHRCLPPVSPYRCRRQAVLDILFDDVWWQLVGWMKELVQRHWECCTSSDDEKISGSLSPVQQDSQNPFALLSTLPAMLPKLSQSRVPPLTTGLQFQCFWFINSYHCFLSFPLHFLPFTSPMCFMYLLFVPPVCLFFIPFSYIFSSVFITFFFFCLPSFLPSFLSSTSAVFLRTCLSHPAKSTKARGSKHKSRRKSKKQKRPSTAGRAPVGAAATQHNLNDLIVIHSIPLQQRNLGVLDRSQEPEERASHRPGSSVVPSGKPRPRRAFEQSSSSLSRPAQSARRRNPPPRTLLPLVPSLSQSSAVGSMDEVIRGTRLPTASDRLTSPLLPLSRNTLLPPISSGDPESSHPGQTSKPAQRQKGPSSRAHSAINDEAGSSIPRDRHLLLDVFSRPNTTHTYRSDTPYRRSFTVLDNIGQGRPGRASVAADSLGIGVTGISLGISSSSFLDSFSHHPLGHSPIKDEEEPDPQAPVPAPLVPLSVPPRSYARGGISSRASRPGL from the exons ATGATTTCACGGTACAACAGGAGACCTGTATCGCACAAACTTGAGAT TCGTGGCTTGTCTCGAAGCAGCCTCGACCACCACCCTCTTCCAGGAGAAGCAGACGACAACCAAACCCCTCAGCGCTACCTCCACGACCTGCAGGAAGCTTCCTCCACGCACAACAG CTCCGAGACGTCTGCGGCCTCAGGTCACTCTGACTGCCCCACTGTCATCTCAGTGGACTCCAACCAGTCGTGGTCAGGTATCCACAGCTCCACAGGTACCGGCATCTCCACAGAGAGGAGCTCTGTTTTCTCCTGGGGCTACGAT GAGTTCGACAAGGCAGCGTCACGGCAGGTGCAGCAAATGTTTGAGGAGATTGACAAAGAGCTGTACGAGGGGAGAGGCAGCGGGGGAGGGATTCTCCAGGGGCTGCAGGATGAATGCCAGCAGTGGGCCACGCGTTTCCCCCATCTCAG GATACTGGGTACTCAGCTGATGTTTCCCAGTGATGAGGGCTTCCAGTGGTATGCGACTTCTGGGAAAGGCAGCCCGTCAGCACGCAAGGAAAGCGGTGTGAAGTCCCAGGAGAAGGACAAGGGTGGCACAGA TTTGAACGTGCAGGGTAGGAGAGCGGCGCTGATCAAGTCCTCCTCAGCAGATTTGGATGGACATCCCGGCACCTCCAGCGGTCATGACAACCCGAGAGTGATCGAAGCAGACGGTCTGATAGAGGAATACCTCGCGTTTGATAGCAGGGACAT GGACGACGGGTTGGACCAGGACGGTTCGGAGTCGGCACGGAGGCATCGCTGCCTGCCCCCCGTTTCACCGTACCGCTGTCGCCGTCAGGCTGTTCTCGACATCCTGTTTGATGACGTCTGGTGGCAGCTGGTCGGATGGATGAAAGAGCTGGTCCAGCGCCACTGGGAATGCTGCACCTCGT cagatgatgaaaagattTCTGGGAGCCTGAGCCCCGTGCAGCAGGACTCCCAGAATCCCTTCGCGCTGCTCTCGACGCTGCCCGCGATGCTGCCCAAACTCAGCCAGAGCCGAGTGCCCCCGCTCACAACTGGCCTGCAGTTCCAG TGCTTCTGGTTCATTAACTCGTAtcactgttttctttccttccctcttcaCTTTCTTCCCTTCACCTCACCAATGTGTTTTATGTACCTTCTGTTTGTTCCCCCCgtttgtcttttcttcattcctttttcttatatattttcctctgtctttattactttcttctttttttgcctaccatccttccttccttccttcctttcttccaccTCCGCCGTCTTTCTTCGGACGTGTCTATCCCATCCCGCAAAGAGCACAAAGGCAAGGGGCTCGAAGCACAAGTCCAGGCGGAAAtccaaaaagcagaaaaggcCTTCCACT GCTGGAAGGGCTCCTGTAGGAGCAGCGGCGACCCAGCACAATCTGAACGACCTCATCGTGATCCACAGCATCCCCCTGCAGCAGAGGAACCTGGGAGTGCTGGACAGAAGCCA GGAGCCAGAAGAGCGGGCGTCTCACAGACCAGGGTCCAGCGTCGTCCCCTCCGGCAAACCTCGGCCACGGCGAGCGTTCGAGCAAAGCTCTTCCTCCCTGTCCCGCCCGGCGCAGTCGGCTCGACGCAGGAACCCCCCTCCCCGAACCCTCCTGCCGCTGGTTCCCAGCCTGAGTCAGTCCAGCGCCGTGGGATCCATGGACGAAGTCATCCGCGGGACTCGCCT aCCCACGGCCAGCGACCGACTGACTTCTCCCCTGTTGCCCCTGAGCAGGAACACGCTCCTTCCCCCCATCAGCAGCGGGGACCCAGAGTCGTCCCACCCAGGGCAGACGTCCAAACCAGCACAG CGGCAGAAAGGCCCGTCCAGCCGCGCACACAGCGCTATAAACGACGAGGCCGGCAGCTCAATCCCGAGGGATCGTCACCTCCTACTGGACGTCTTCTCTCGCCCCAACACCACTCACACGTACAGG TCAGATACTCCGTACCGTCGTTCCTTCACAGTATTGGACAACATCGGGCAGGGGCGACCGGGGAGAGCCTCCGTGGCGGCAG ACTCTCTTGGAATCGGCGTGACCGGCATCAGCCTTGGCATCAGCAGCTCGTCTTTCTTGGACTCGTTTTCCCACCACCCCTTGGGACACTCGCCCATCAAAGACGAGGAGGAGCCAGACCCGCAAGCCCCCGTCCCAG CTCCACTGGTGCCTCTGTCAGTCCCTCCGCGCTCCTACGCCCGGGGAGGCATCTCATCCAGAGCCAGCAGACCCGGCTTGTAG